One genomic region from Streptomyces sp. Li-HN-5-11 encodes:
- a CDS encoding ABC transporter permease: protein MTAVLDSTSTSGLTPQAPRERRRIAMRPGAWLTWAVLAFFFLNLLGVITTVLLNSFGGRWFDTWLPSGWTGHWYGDSWKEFHLGQVLWTTVEVSLAVVLISLALAVPVSYALARRNFPGKKLVTVLFVLPILVPPIAYGIPLATVLYKFHLAGSVTGVILANLVPSIPFVVFTMTPFIEQIDPKIEHAARMCGASTWTVLTRILSPLLLPGMLAAAILVLVRTFGMFELTFLTAGPTSQTLIVALFSAVNSAGIRSTQSIDAMAVLYTASMAVLLLIALRFVNPTQLVARTSD from the coding sequence ATGACCGCCGTACTCGACTCCACGTCCACCTCCGGCCTCACACCGCAGGCGCCTCGCGAACGGCGCCGGATCGCGATGCGGCCCGGCGCCTGGCTCACCTGGGCGGTGCTGGCGTTCTTCTTCCTCAATCTGCTCGGCGTGATCACCACCGTGCTGCTGAACTCCTTCGGCGGCCGCTGGTTCGACACCTGGCTGCCCAGCGGCTGGACCGGCCACTGGTACGGCGACTCCTGGAAGGAGTTCCACCTGGGCCAGGTGCTGTGGACCACCGTCGAGGTGAGCCTCGCGGTCGTGCTGATCTCGCTCGCGCTCGCCGTGCCGGTCTCCTACGCGCTGGCCCGCCGGAACTTCCCCGGCAAGAAGCTGGTCACGGTCCTGTTCGTGCTGCCGATCCTGGTCCCGCCGATCGCCTACGGCATCCCGCTGGCCACCGTGCTCTACAAGTTCCACCTGGCAGGCTCCGTGACCGGCGTGATCCTGGCGAACCTGGTGCCGTCCATCCCGTTCGTCGTCTTCACCATGACGCCGTTCATCGAGCAGATCGACCCGAAGATCGAGCACGCGGCCCGGATGTGCGGTGCCTCGACATGGACCGTGCTGACCAGGATCCTGTCGCCGCTGCTGCTGCCCGGCATGCTCGCGGCCGCGATCCTGGTGCTGGTGCGCACCTTCGGCATGTTCGAGCTGACCTTCCTCACCGCGGGGCCCACCAGCCAGACACTGATCGTGGCGCTCTTCTCGGCCGTCAACTCGGCCGGCATCCGCTCCACGCAGTCGATCGACGCCATGGCCGTCCTCTACACCGCCTCCATGGCCGTCCTGCTGCTGATCGCCCTGCGCTTCGTCAACCCCACCCAGCTGGTGGCCCGTACCAGCGACTGA
- a CDS encoding glycoside hydrolase family 28 protein, with product MTEPTRRQLLRSAIALGGAVTVSAVLGGPAFGSPLPYCAATAADRAADRIVAGIRRPAIPRRDVPVTRFGAVADGTTDNTAALAAAVEAAHRAGGGRVVVPAGRWATGPIHLLSRVELHLEAGATLLFSTDPAAYLPTVYSRWQGIELMNYSPLIYAYGQHDIAVTGAGVLDGQASTANWWAWKPLGDADFATFEATVNAGLPVAQRDGTKYHFRPAFVEPYDCRRVLVEGVTFKNSPFWFLHPTLCQDVTVHGVTVEASGPNTDGCDPESCDGVLIDSVSFDTGDDCVAVKAGRNTDGRRVNTPSRNIVIQNSTFASGHGGITIGSEMTGGVRDVYARDLTMTSTGLQSGHRLKTNSVRGGYIESTHVYRVDVTALGGPLLLIDYNYGEGDTGTYPPTVTDVNLSHWSVTSATQGWNIQGYADDPVGTVRLSDITIDSALTQADIATNVTDLRLTNVVIDGVPQ from the coding sequence ATGACCGAGCCCACCCGTAGACAGCTGCTGCGTTCCGCCATCGCGCTCGGGGGCGCGGTCACCGTCTCCGCCGTCCTCGGCGGACCCGCCTTCGGCTCCCCGTTGCCGTACTGTGCGGCGACCGCCGCCGACCGCGCCGCCGACCGCATCGTCGCCGGGATACGGCGGCCCGCCATCCCGCGCCGCGACGTCCCCGTCACCCGCTTCGGCGCGGTCGCCGACGGAACCACCGACAACACCGCCGCCCTGGCCGCCGCCGTAGAGGCGGCACACCGCGCCGGCGGCGGCCGGGTCGTCGTACCCGCCGGCCGCTGGGCCACCGGCCCCATCCACCTCCTCTCCCGCGTCGAGCTGCACCTGGAGGCGGGCGCCACCCTCCTCTTCTCCACCGACCCGGCCGCCTACCTGCCCACCGTGTACAGCCGCTGGCAGGGCATCGAGCTGATGAACTACTCGCCGCTGATCTACGCCTACGGCCAGCACGACATCGCCGTCACCGGGGCCGGCGTCCTCGACGGGCAGGCGTCCACCGCCAACTGGTGGGCCTGGAAGCCGCTGGGCGACGCCGACTTCGCCACCTTCGAGGCCACCGTCAACGCCGGACTGCCGGTCGCGCAGCGGGACGGCACCAAATACCACTTCCGCCCGGCCTTCGTGGAGCCGTACGACTGCCGGAGGGTGCTCGTCGAGGGTGTGACCTTCAAGAACTCGCCCTTCTGGTTCCTGCACCCCACGCTGTGCCAGGACGTCACGGTGCACGGCGTCACCGTCGAGGCGAGCGGACCCAACACCGACGGCTGCGATCCCGAGTCCTGCGACGGCGTCCTCATCGACTCCGTCTCCTTCGACACCGGTGACGACTGCGTCGCCGTCAAGGCCGGACGCAACACCGACGGCCGCCGCGTCAACACGCCCAGCCGGAACATCGTCATCCAGAACTCCACCTTCGCGAGCGGCCACGGCGGCATCACCATCGGCAGCGAGATGACCGGCGGCGTGCGGGACGTCTACGCCCGTGACCTGACCATGACCTCGACCGGCCTGCAGTCCGGCCACCGCCTCAAGACCAACTCGGTGCGCGGTGGCTACATCGAGAGCACCCACGTGTACCGGGTCGACGTGACCGCCCTCGGCGGCCCGCTGCTGCTGATCGACTACAACTACGGCGAGGGCGACACCGGCACGTATCCGCCCACCGTCACCGACGTCAACCTCAGCCACTGGAGTGTCACTTCCGCCACCCAGGGCTGGAACATCCAGGGCTACGCCGACGACCCCGTCGGCACGGTACGCCTCAGCGACATCACCATCGACAGCGCGCTGACCCAGGCCGACATCGCCACGAACGTGACGGACCTGCGACTGACGAACGTCGTCATCGACGGAGTGCCCCAGTGA
- a CDS encoding glycosyl hydrolase family 28 protein, producing MSRTIATRHRHGLTAAAVATLTAGLTTGALLVAGAPTASAASVPPLATGDTRTVLEPSVPGTVCKTVTSGLTMPSRTSSTANETTPPDTSRIQSALDACAQSGSGQVAVKLTAADSSHAAFLSGPLTVHRGEVLLLATGVTLYGSLNPAGYQVSGKPTCGTVATDSGGCKPLITVSGANAGVEAVRSSSGSQGRIDGRGDLDLLGTSTTWWDLATEAKNKGQKQNNPRMIQANSSDNFTLYDIDLVNSPNFHVYYSGNGFTAWGVRIKTPATARNTDGIDPAGATNVTIADSYIQDGDDGIAIKGGSAASRNITVRNSHFYGTHGISIGSETNSGVSNVLFVNNTLTGTDSSGNASGSSNGIRIKSSPANGGTVQQITYTGTCLTKLRYPLVFDTHYSGGTGSSTPYFTDVVVNGVKSTSSVSGAMSTFVGLNSTHPLGLTLENVSLDATSYTASYANIGLYDSDITPSGTGVTTSAASGSGSVPSCSFPSFPSL from the coding sequence ATGAGCCGCACCATCGCGACGCGCCACCGGCACGGGCTCACCGCCGCAGCGGTGGCCACCCTCACCGCCGGCCTCACGACCGGAGCACTCCTGGTCGCGGGCGCGCCCACCGCCTCCGCCGCATCCGTGCCGCCCCTCGCCACGGGTGACACCCGCACCGTCTTGGAACCGAGCGTGCCGGGCACCGTGTGCAAGACGGTCACCAGCGGTCTGACGATGCCGAGCCGCACCTCCAGCACCGCCAACGAGACCACGCCGCCGGACACCTCCCGCATCCAGTCCGCCCTGGACGCCTGCGCACAGAGCGGCTCCGGCCAGGTCGCCGTCAAGCTGACGGCCGCCGACTCGAGCCACGCCGCCTTCCTCAGCGGCCCGCTCACCGTGCACAGGGGCGAGGTACTGCTGCTGGCCACCGGCGTGACGCTCTACGGCTCCCTCAACCCGGCCGGCTACCAGGTCAGCGGCAAGCCGACGTGCGGCACGGTGGCCACCGACTCGGGGGGCTGCAAACCGCTCATCACCGTCTCCGGCGCCAACGCCGGTGTGGAAGCGGTCCGTTCGAGCAGCGGAAGCCAGGGCCGCATCGACGGCCGGGGCGACCTGGACCTCCTCGGTACCTCGACCACCTGGTGGGATCTCGCCACAGAGGCGAAGAACAAGGGGCAGAAGCAGAACAACCCGCGCATGATCCAGGCCAACAGCTCCGACAACTTCACCCTGTACGACATCGACCTGGTCAACTCGCCGAACTTCCACGTCTACTACAGCGGCAACGGCTTCACCGCCTGGGGCGTCCGCATCAAGACCCCGGCCACCGCCCGCAACACCGACGGCATCGACCCGGCCGGCGCCACGAACGTCACGATCGCCGACTCCTACATCCAGGACGGCGACGACGGCATCGCCATCAAGGGGGGCTCAGCGGCTTCCAGGAACATCACCGTCAGGAACAGCCACTTCTACGGCACCCACGGCATCTCCATCGGCTCCGAGACCAACAGCGGCGTCAGCAACGTCCTCTTCGTGAACAACACGCTCACCGGCACCGACAGCTCCGGCAACGCGAGCGGCAGCAGCAACGGCATCCGCATCAAGTCCTCGCCGGCGAACGGAGGCACGGTCCAGCAGATCACCTACACCGGCACCTGCCTGACGAAGCTCAGGTACCCGCTCGTCTTCGACACCCACTACTCGGGCGGCACCGGCTCCTCCACCCCGTACTTCACCGACGTCGTGGTGAACGGAGTGAAGTCCACCAGCTCCGTCTCCGGCGCCATGTCGACCTTCGTCGGCCTGAACTCGACCCACCCGCTGGGCCTGACGCTGGAGAACGTCAGCCTGGACGCCACTTCGTACACGGCTTCCTACGCGAACATAGGCCTGTACGACAGTGACATCACGCCTTCCGGCACCGGCGTGACAACCAGCGCGGCGAGCGGCAGCGGCTCCGTGCCGTCCTGCTCCTTCCCTTCCTTTCCCAGTCTGTAG
- a CDS encoding ABC transporter ATP-binding protein yields MTTTKTSPARAAGERPGSQLNELHLRGISRAYGTHIALKPLDLTIEGGEFIALLGPSGCGKTTALNCLAGLLPLTAGEIVLDGRRVDTLPPEKRGFGMVFQNYALFPHLTVRANVAFGLKMRGIGKEETRRRVDQVLSLVRLTEHAHKHPGQLSGGQQQRVAIARAIVMEPPLVLMDEPLSNLDASLRLQMRSEIRRIHQEFGLTTLYVTHDQEEALSLADRLVVLHDGTVSQIGTPAELYEHPADPYVAGFMGYRNLLQLQIASADAGSALAEGRGLKVRGTRVGERPLRAGQDVTVAIRPEDLRPAEEGEQSVTEAVAEIVEYHGRVLHVEAITRHGDRLHLKSHRQVHPGDTVSVAVDPERALIFPEPELPELPGEEATS; encoded by the coding sequence ATGACCACGACGAAGACGTCCCCCGCCCGGGCGGCGGGGGAGCGCCCCGGCTCCCAGCTGAACGAGCTCCACCTGCGCGGCATCAGCCGGGCCTACGGCACGCACATTGCGCTCAAGCCCCTCGACCTGACCATCGAGGGCGGCGAGTTCATCGCCCTGCTCGGCCCGTCCGGCTGCGGCAAGACCACCGCGCTGAACTGCCTCGCCGGTCTGCTTCCGCTGACCGCCGGTGAGATCGTCCTCGACGGGAGGCGGGTGGACACGCTGCCGCCGGAGAAACGCGGCTTCGGCATGGTCTTCCAGAACTACGCCCTCTTCCCGCACCTGACCGTGCGCGCCAACGTCGCCTTCGGCCTGAAGATGCGCGGCATCGGCAAGGAGGAGACCCGCCGCCGGGTGGACCAGGTGCTGAGCCTGGTCCGGCTGACCGAGCACGCCCACAAGCACCCCGGCCAGCTCTCCGGCGGCCAGCAGCAGCGTGTCGCGATCGCCCGCGCCATCGTGATGGAACCGCCGCTGGTGCTGATGGACGAGCCGCTGTCCAACCTGGACGCCTCTCTGCGGCTGCAGATGCGCAGCGAAATCCGCCGGATCCACCAGGAGTTCGGGCTCACCACGCTCTACGTCACCCACGACCAGGAAGAGGCGCTGTCGCTCGCCGACCGCCTGGTGGTGCTGCACGACGGCACGGTCAGCCAGATCGGCACCCCCGCCGAACTGTACGAACACCCCGCCGACCCGTATGTCGCCGGGTTCATGGGCTACCGCAACCTGCTGCAGCTGCAGATCGCCTCGGCGGACGCCGGGAGCGCCCTCGCCGAGGGCCGCGGTCTGAAGGTGCGGGGCACACGGGTCGGCGAACGGCCGCTGCGCGCGGGGCAGGACGTGACCGTCGCGATCCGCCCCGAGGACCTGCGGCCCGCCGAGGAGGGCGAGCAGTCCGTCACCGAGGCGGTCGCCGAGATCGTCGAGTACCACGGCCGCGTCCTGCACGTGGAGGCGATCACCCGGCACGGCGACCGGCTGCACCTCAAGTCCCACCGGCAGGTCCACCCCGGCGACACGGTGTCCGTCGCGGTCGACCCCGAACGAGCCCTGATCTTCCCCGAGCCGGAGCTTCCCGAGCTTCCGGGCGAGGAGGCGACGTCATGA
- a CDS encoding ABC transporter permease subunit — translation MTTMAAVTPPTGKTALRHRLAERGVDRMLLLLLPGALAVIALFLYPFLYGLQLSFQPAQGGALGAYHKFFAEPFSRKSVWATFSLAVPAALINVGASVPIAYRMRRDFRGKRLLLALLVVPITLGTVLTAEGILEFYGPSGWFNRTLHLLGLADSPVKLTMNYTGVLLSLVISGFPFAYLLTHSYLSGIHPSLEKAASTLGAGWWQRFRYITFPLLMPGLMTTFCLTFVMAFAVFPSAMMVGAPDGTTHVISIEAYEAALQRFDYAQGCADAMIMTVLMLAVIGAVTLLRSRLYTGSTGGKG, via the coding sequence ATGACCACCATGGCCGCCGTCACCCCGCCGACGGGCAAGACGGCCCTGCGGCACCGGCTCGCCGAACGCGGCGTCGACCGCATGCTGCTCCTGCTGCTGCCCGGCGCGCTCGCCGTGATCGCCCTCTTCCTCTACCCGTTCCTCTACGGCCTCCAGCTCTCCTTCCAGCCCGCCCAGGGCGGCGCCCTCGGCGCCTACCACAAGTTCTTCGCCGAGCCGTTCTCCCGCAAGTCCGTCTGGGCGACCTTCTCGCTGGCCGTCCCCGCCGCGCTGATCAACGTCGGGGCGTCGGTGCCCATCGCCTACCGGATGCGCCGCGACTTCCGGGGCAAGCGGCTGCTGCTCGCCCTCCTGGTCGTCCCGATCACGCTGGGCACGGTGCTCACCGCCGAGGGCATCCTGGAGTTCTACGGCCCCTCCGGCTGGTTCAACCGCACCCTGCACCTGCTGGGCCTGGCCGACTCGCCGGTCAAGCTGACCATGAACTACACCGGCGTCCTGCTCTCCCTCGTCATCAGCGGCTTCCCCTTCGCCTACCTGCTCACCCACTCCTACCTCTCGGGCATCCACCCGAGCCTGGAGAAGGCCGCCTCCACCCTGGGCGCCGGCTGGTGGCAGCGCTTCAGGTACATCACCTTCCCGCTGCTGATGCCCGGTCTGATGACCACCTTCTGCCTGACCTTCGTGATGGCCTTCGCCGTCTTCCCGTCCGCGATGATGGTGGGCGCCCCCGACGGCACGACCCACGTCATCTCCATCGAGGCGTACGAGGCCGCGCTGCAGCGCTTCGACTACGCCCAGGGCTGCGCCGACGCGATGATCATGACGGTGCTCATGCTCGCCGTCATCGGCGCGGTCACGCTGCTGCGCTCCCGGCTGTACACGGGATCCACGGGAGGCAAGGGATGA
- a CDS encoding dihydrodipicolinate synthase family protein, with translation MTVEPQDSLVSPDHLHELRDRLSTVVAIPVTPFRADGGVDWDAHAALIRRLVENGVEVVTPNGNTGEFYTLTEAESRRAVESTVAAVAGRADVMAGVGLDVDSAVAAARHARDAGAGSVMVHQPVHPYRSAEGWIEYHRAVADSVPELGVVLYVRDPRVSGEQIRALADRSPNVVGVKYAVPDPVRFASVARDAGLDRFTWIAGLAELSTPGYWAVGATGFTSGLVNVVPRLSGALLEALRGGDFGKAMTVWEQARLFEELRAADASADNVSVVKEALAQLQLCERQVRPPSRMLPEALREQIAVLMSGWREGGWL, from the coding sequence ATGACCGTGGAACCGCAGGACAGCCTCGTCTCCCCCGACCATCTGCACGAACTGCGCGACAGACTGTCGACTGTGGTGGCCATCCCGGTGACGCCGTTCCGGGCGGACGGCGGCGTGGACTGGGACGCCCACGCCGCGCTGATCCGGCGGCTGGTGGAGAACGGCGTCGAGGTGGTCACCCCCAACGGAAACACCGGCGAGTTCTACACCCTCACCGAGGCGGAGTCCCGGCGTGCGGTGGAGTCGACGGTGGCCGCCGTCGCCGGCCGCGCCGACGTGATGGCCGGGGTCGGCCTGGACGTCGACAGTGCGGTCGCCGCGGCCCGGCACGCCCGGGACGCAGGCGCCGGATCGGTGATGGTGCACCAGCCCGTGCATCCCTACCGCTCCGCAGAGGGCTGGATCGAGTACCACCGCGCGGTCGCCGACTCGGTGCCCGAACTGGGCGTGGTCCTCTACGTCCGCGACCCACGCGTGAGCGGCGAGCAGATCCGTGCCCTGGCCGACCGCAGCCCGAACGTCGTCGGCGTCAAGTACGCGGTCCCCGACCCGGTGCGCTTCGCCTCCGTCGCCCGGGACGCCGGCCTCGACCGCTTCACCTGGATCGCGGGACTCGCCGAGCTGTCCACGCCCGGCTACTGGGCGGTGGGCGCCACCGGATTCACCTCCGGCCTGGTCAACGTCGTACCGCGGCTGTCGGGTGCACTCCTCGAGGCGCTGCGCGGCGGCGACTTCGGCAAGGCGATGACCGTGTGGGAGCAGGCCCGGCTCTTCGAGGAACTGCGCGCCGCGGACGCCTCGGCGGACAACGTCAGCGTGGTCAAGGAGGCACTCGCGCAACTCCAGTTGTGCGAGCGGCAGGTCCGGCCGCCGTCCCGGATGCTGCCCGAGGCGCTGCGCGAGCAGATCGCCGTACTGATGTCCGGGTGGCGCGAGGGCGGTTGGCTGTGA
- a CDS encoding extracellular solute-binding protein yields the protein MPEHDRSLTRRRVLGTLAASAVATPVLAACSAPSSGTAGKPAAPTALATKPSKPVTLNILDVAGNLALTQPIIDAFKAKHPEIVSEITTTTGTAPELAPKVQAQQQAGNVQIQLVLTGTDGLAAGIQKGLWYDLKPYYGRFFPNLMSNYSKPAASMAALAQDQGIELVTTPGGPLLEYNPAKVSSPPTTPDALLEWAKAHKGKFQYAQPRNSGPGRTFLMGLPYLLGDKDPTDPTNGWAKTWAFLTELNKYTADYPAKTSATMTNLAQGTVDIIASTMGWYINPRVLGTVPQSMKVAKYDNMTWVTDAQYGVIPKGVSNDELIAAMQLLAFALTPGQQAVTYDQGYFYPGPAVAGVSLGQAPATSQSAIKKYGDTEFDSWISASPAKNSLPATAQVTAFDLWDKKIGSTK from the coding sequence ATGCCCGAGCACGACAGAAGTCTCACCCGCCGCCGCGTCCTCGGCACCCTCGCCGCCTCCGCCGTCGCGACCCCGGTCCTCGCCGCGTGCAGCGCCCCCAGCAGCGGCACCGCCGGCAAGCCGGCGGCACCCACCGCCCTGGCCACCAAGCCGTCCAAGCCCGTCACCCTGAACATCCTCGACGTCGCGGGCAACCTGGCGCTCACCCAGCCGATCATCGACGCCTTCAAGGCGAAGCACCCCGAGATCGTCTCCGAGATCACCACCACCACGGGCACCGCACCCGAGCTGGCGCCGAAGGTGCAGGCCCAGCAGCAGGCCGGCAACGTGCAGATCCAGCTGGTGCTGACCGGCACCGACGGTCTCGCGGCCGGCATCCAGAAGGGCCTGTGGTACGACCTCAAGCCGTACTACGGCCGCTTCTTCCCGAACCTGATGTCGAACTACAGCAAGCCGGCCGCGTCCATGGCCGCGCTCGCCCAGGACCAGGGCATAGAGCTGGTCACCACCCCGGGCGGCCCGCTCCTCGAGTACAACCCGGCGAAGGTGTCCTCCCCGCCCACCACCCCGGACGCCCTGCTGGAGTGGGCCAAGGCCCACAAGGGGAAGTTCCAGTACGCGCAGCCGCGTAACTCCGGCCCGGGCCGCACCTTCCTGATGGGCCTGCCGTACCTGCTCGGCGACAAGGACCCCACGGACCCGACCAACGGCTGGGCGAAGACCTGGGCGTTCCTGACCGAGCTCAACAAGTACACCGCCGACTACCCGGCCAAGACCTCGGCGACCATGACCAACCTGGCGCAGGGCACGGTCGACATCATCGCCTCCACCATGGGCTGGTACATCAACCCGCGGGTGCTCGGCACCGTGCCGCAGAGCATGAAGGTCGCCAAGTACGACAACATGACCTGGGTCACCGACGCCCAGTACGGCGTCATCCCCAAGGGTGTCTCCAACGACGAACTCATCGCCGCGATGCAGCTGCTGGCCTTCGCCCTGACCCCCGGGCAGCAGGCCGTCACCTACGACCAGGGCTACTTCTACCCTGGCCCGGCGGTCGCGGGCGTGAGCCTCGGCCAGGCCCCGGCCACCTCGCAGAGCGCGATCAAGAAGTACGGCGACACCGAGTTCGACAGCTGGATCTCGGCCAGTCCCGCCAAGAACTCCCTGCCCGCCACCGCCCAGGTCACGGCCTTCGACCTGTGGGACAAGAAGATCGGCTCGACCAAGTGA